ggcaaaaacacaaacaccttggtttcaattTGAATCAGaaccttgacacctcaggatctgtggaccccacaggatcacctcaggatctgtggaccccacaggatccccacctactatattcccaccttaccttctaattctattttgtgatgagtattccccattgatggtgtttttgcggaaaacgaattttccaacacacaatgccaaccggcaagtataccgggtcgcatcaagtagtaataactcacttagagtgaggtcgatcccacagggattgatggatcaagcaattttagtgggtgattagtttagtcaagctaacattgaagggatattggatgaaatataaccaacagaattgtaaatgacaggaaatttaaagttgcagaataattaaattgctgaaacttaaagaacaagaaagtaaaatagctgaaacttaaattgcaagaaaattaaattgcatgaaaagtaaaggggggttgggtgctggaaattaaagagagcagtAAAGCAAAGCGTAGAACAATTGCAGGGAGATTAAATTGcttaaaattaaattggaagcaatatgaacaaaaaggaaaaaatgcaGATGGAATAACAGCAAAAAATAAATCAGCAAGAAAGCTCAATTCAAATATGAAATCTAAAAAGACAAGTGAGGATCTcaggaaatcaaagagactagagaacaagtctagatctcaattccttccttgatcaattcagagaacaatttgcagaagaaagaagaaaattgaattgcagaattaaagagaagatgaagcagtatgtgaatttcaattatgcagaaaaagtaaacaagagatctcaaggtgagaatgaaacagaattcctccaATCTCACTCAAGATTCAAAACAGATACAAAACAGATAAGAAAACTAAAGGAGAGAGCTATCTATTCTTAATGGAGCCGGCCTCCTTACAAAGATGGAagtgatgccttatataggctttacaaaataaaatgaaaatgaaattaaaacaatttacaaaaatgaaaatcctaacttaattgatccatgtgcctttgagtgatgatgtgggcttagcttgctttggatttttaaggagaaatgggttttggatggccttggttcaattggtgaagaattgaattaaattgggtttttaattcaatttcagcccatgaaggaaaattgcttccaggaggctgccctgcccttgtggagggcagggcagaaaattgatgcatgGTGCGTGCTTTTGGTGCGGCCAGGAGCGAGCTTGGCGCGGCAGAATTTTCCTTGGTGCGTATGATGCTTGTTGGTGCGcaaggatgctgccctgcccgcgccaagggcagggcaggaagaGTTTGATGCGCCAGAATTGTGGAGTGCTCACGCTGAGGCTGCCAGGGACGTGCCATGGTGCCCTTGTGTGTGCCAAGCCCAAGCCTTTACTTCCtagaggtcttgtgttcgaaacttggtggaggaagttgttgcaatttttccttgaattttcttGAAGAAAACACAACATTGCCCtactctccaagagggcagggcagaaaattgagcgccactttgtttccttgtgtctccctcttcgagccttggtggaagcattttggtttattttcgcttgtttttggcccttaaagatgcctttcgttcctgcctcaattggacgccaaatatggatttctatatattgttggaaagctctgaatgtcagctttccaacgcaactggaagcacatcaattggacgtctgtagctcaagttatagccatttgaaggaggcatggtcatgctgtgagcgcccagattttaacttagcgaaaattttgcTTCCAATCCTTAATGTGCATAACGatcctgcccttggcaagggcagggcagaattgtgctggctgcttccttccttgatttggtcatgggccacgcttttaaggctccaaagtgtaccccaacttcaaagtgtaccccaaagctctttttttctcctttttttgtgcttctttgcttctttttcttcttatttcctacaagatttataaaattaaaatatcaagaaaatatatcatttaagtacaaaaagcattcaatatttaagcacaaatcatcaatttcttgtatgaaaaagcatagaaaatgggtatatgatgacatgtcatcacttCCAACAGATGAACATTTGTCCATCGGTTGTGCCACGACCTTATAAGACGTACGTCCTCGTCGTCACGTAACCGATACTTAATTCAGAACAACAAAATATTTCTCAAAACCGTgaactaataaatatataacaataGAGCAAAGACAATTGTAACATACCTTTTATAAAACAAATTGTCATCTACTTCGGTTGGATATctgtatgaaatttttttacttttttcgtGTGTTGCTGTCTAACGGAATGCAATATCAAATTCTTCAGCGCGGTTAGACGGTTGACTTCTGGTGTCATGTACGTAATTATTGGTTGCGTAgacttaaaaataatagaacctTCTTTATGATACACTATTTCACCATCATAATGAATGGATAACAATAGATTTATTGACATTGTAAAGAAAAAATACCAAGATGAGAACCAAAGAGGAGAATGAAATTGTGGTTTTGAGCTCCGTTCTCCAGCAGCcatacttttattttagaaaCTCCACTTGAAGTTCGTCGGGTAGTCAAGCAAACTTCGCCGGAGGTGCAGCCGAACTTaccttaaatataaaaaaacatatctaaaaaaattagattttaagtTTCTGgaaatatatatgtttttaaatttagagtaaagtatcgtttttgtccccaacgtttgtgGTAAGTCttatttgtgtccctaacgtttaaatcgtcctatttgtatccctaacgtttataagagtgattcaatgttatcctactattaattatactaacaaatcagattatatttttcaattattctcatttggatgtattcattctcaattaggtctcacttggatgtgttcgaattatgtccctagaaaaatgaattatgtaaatgttgtaggaattagtttTAACTTTTGGTGAGCTATTTTTTGGAGTGGATTATCGATTCTATCCTagacatttgtattctaacttcaagaagagatttttaaaattcaaaccaaAACATTCATGATATGTAATTGACGGCAGGATAATATTAAGTCACTTTTACAAaggttagggatacaaataggatGATTTAAATATTAGGGACACAAATAGAATTTACCCCGGACATTAgaaacaaaaacgatactttactcttcaAATTTATTTCGAAAAGAAATCCATTAGAAACTGCCACTATTTTAGGCGGACCCGTCTAAGTTGACcgtttctcttttttctctttcaagGGGGCAATTGTAATTAAATCATCGCCATTTCATGATGGAATAGTGGTTTAGACTTTAGACTTTGGAGAAACCTAATTCCCAAAATAGAGTGACACACGCAACACAATACAACACAACACAAGAAGAGATGGCATCCATTGCGACCCATTTCTCAGCCTTTCTGTTACTCTTCCCAGTGGGCCTCCGCCGCTTGCACTCCTCCTCCTCCCTCTACCTCCACAGCCCTTCCCAATTCAGATCCAAGCTATGGTACCTCTCAGATCCCAAATGGAAGAATCTCGATCTCTACGCTCTCCTCATTACACTCCCAATCGCCTCATTCTCGGAgcttttcctcttcctctccttCTCCGGCCACCCTTCTTACAGGTTCTCATTCTTCCAACAGTCTTTCGCGCTTCTCGCTTTCTGGTTTTTGATTCTCTTGATCATAGTCCACGAGTACAACGCCACGTCATCACTCATCAGTGAAACCCTTGTGTACGTTCTCGGCGGTGTTGTTTTCTTCATGGAGTATTCTGTTATGGAAACCGGCGTTTCAGGTCTCGCTGCTGACGTGTACGGATTCATAGGTTGGCTGGCTTTGCTTTGTGCCGGTTCTTGCATTTACTTGTCGTTTAAACCGTCTGCTTTTTTTGCGGAGTTCCTGTTGTGTTGCGGATTGGTCTTCAAGGGAACATGGTTGTTGCAAGGAGGGTTTTTGCTTTACACTGATGCTCTTGGATTGAAAGGGTGTAAGAAGATTTCCTCTTTGTTATTAATGTCAACTCAGGACGACGTAGTTGATGTGCATTGTGAGCTTGAGCAGGATAAGGCTAGGGGTTTTGCATTGGTGAATTTCCTGTTCACTCTTCATGCTCTTGTGGTGATGGTATTGGCTGTTGGGTTGGTTGTGGTTTTGGGAAGGAATAGGAGCTTGAGAACTGGTGGTGGGGACGGGAAGGGGCCGTTGCTATCTGAGATTGAATCTACGAACATTCGGATGCGTGCCCTTCCCGAACTGGAGATCGAGTGAGATTATTGATTTCTTGTGGTTTTGATGGAATGTGTTCAATGTGTCCCTCGTTAGGTACGCTGTGATTCCCACCCCCCCTTTTAGTTTGTTGCCCATATTTCACATCAAGATTCGAAAAATATAGCATTGATAAGAGCTTGATTTCATGCATACATTGCAACTTCTTTTACAATGAGATATTATTTATGATTAGCAAAACCTGAGAGGCAGATCCATAGGAAAAACTACAGACAAACTTTAGGTGTTGGCCGTTGCGTATTTTGTGTAGTCAAAGATGTTCTCAATGTTTTACTTGATCCAGAGTTTGGGGTGGCAAGGGTGTTTTCTTTTGTCACAGATCTGATGATTCATGATTTCTGAGTTATAGTCAATTCTCAATAGCATAGCATTCTTTATAGACTTCTACTTAtataaagttttatttttttaaatacaattgTATTGCTGATAAATTTGAGGTATGATTCTACTCAAGAAACACATCGGAAGTTAGTGATCTTTCACTTATAGCATCATCAATAAGAACATGATTTGGTCAGCTATTAGATTTTAATCCTTATAGGAACAATACAGGTTGCTTCTGTTTtacttaataattatatactttgGATGTGCTTCTAGCAATTGTCTTAGGAAGGATCTGTATGCTTAAATCAGTTACTTTGTTGTAATTAAAAGTTCTAATACAAAGTGAAGATAAAACAATTTCCTATTCTTTTATCTTGTTTATGCGAGTATTCTCAATAATTAGTTATATATAAAATCTATCGAAAGCAAAAGCAAGTAATTTTGGTTCCAACCTCTGTTTTGACTGTTGTTGAACTCTATAGTTATATTTAATTGTGTTGGTTCTGTTTTATCTATGGAAAAAAAGGCAATAGAGAAtgcatttttattcatttttcaaattattttacttGGAGATACTTCATTGTATTTTGGTGTGACTTATCACTTATGACTAATATTTAATTCGTTTAGAGAACGAAAAGTGCCTGATTGTGTgtcatagaagaagaatgaCTTAATTTTAACATGCAACTGATACATGTCTATAATTTACTATAACTTTTTTAATCCCATAAAATATAGTGGTCAACACtaaacaaaaatttgttttttagttATAGTTCTGTTATGGAATTTGAAGCCTATGTTGTATACTCCTATTCCTGTTTTTATATCAGATTGGAACATTTGATGGCCTGGATTAGAATGTACTAATAACTGCATTGTAGTACAGCATCCATATGGTTTATCTCCTTTGGTAGGAAAGTAACCAGAGTTGCATGTCATCATTTGGTAGTGCATTCTAATATAATAGCTAAACTAAGCCTTGTATTCAGTGGGATCAGCTACATAGATAGCACGATGCCATTGTActttgtataaaattatatctGTGTTTacctatttatatttaaatatatttcagTAATTTCATTTAAGGTTTTCTTGGATACAAAATAACAGCAGCACTGGATAAAGAGATCTAATAGTGCAATGATAAATGTTTAATGTGTTTGGACTTTGGAAAAAGAtgaaagattaaaatttttatttatctctttttcatataattaattatgcaataattaatttatcatttatgtTTGGATTGTTTAGCAATAGTGATTTTCAAATAATCTGATTTGTTTGGTTtgtattaaaaagaaaaaagaactaTTTTGTGTGATAGAATTACTCGGTGTGTTTGTTTTGGCGCTGGGGAGGTGAAAAGCACATTCAAGTTGCTTGAATGCTTCAATTTTTGGTTTGGATACTTTTTGCTTCTTGTGAACACAGATGAAACTTTGCTTTCAAACCCAGGTTTTCAGGAAGCAAAGATTCTTAGCTTTTGTGTTCACAAACCAGCATTCAGCCATTAActctaaattgatattttacACTTATTGGGAATcttgtgtattatatttattattttctttttttaatatgatttattgatctcattagataaaataaattaaacaaaaaaataattataaataataataatagtaaatattatagcgtattaaaaaagaatatcaagagtattagaaaaaaaatagtatataaaaaacatattagaaaaaatatcaaaaaattaaacatgGTTAAAAAATTACAGTATAATTTAATGTCATGtcttttttagtaattatctatttaaaagtgattttaagtaatattatccaaacaatatttattttattaaaatcagttTTGGCAATTCTATGACACAAACTCACTCCTACCCAAAATCAATTCTATAATATCACTTTTATTCAAACTCCAATTTAACAAATACCAATTCAAACACACACTAAGACTAAATGGTCAACTTACTGTGTAGGGTcaacttaataaaattatagcaTTTTGGGTAAATGCTTTTTTACAACCATGCTCAAACAATATCCTTCACTTGTTTCTCAAGAAATAGCTgaaatgatttgaaattaaatgctTTTATGGTAtacaaatgcaaaaatttaaaaactgaaaaaaaaagaatttcacTCTTACTTATGTCTTATACACATGCACTCCTCCCCTCCCATAACCACCTCCTCCCCCACTCAGTTGCCATTCTCTCTGTCACACCCGCTACCATCTTCGTCTTTGCGCTACGTATTTGCCACTAAACTATAATCAAACAAAACTTGGTCGTCTTCCCTGCTTTTGCATTTTGGCAAAGTGCAACTCGATGAGGGTCTTTTCCTTGTTTCATTTGTTATTTCTTTTCTCCCAAATACTCGATTTCAAGTCTGATTTAGGTCTTGTGTTTGATTATAATTGTGTTTGATTATACATACCTCGGATTCGCGATTTTTCTGGACGCATCAAGTGTCATGTCACTCATCATGGTCGGTAACCAATTTCTCATCACTGGAGAGGTAATTCCTTGCTCCTAATTCGTTGTTCACTGGGGagttgtttttcatttttggtgtttctgtttgtttttggtgtttttccttATCATCATCTCTGACTAACGATTTTGTTGGACCATTTTGGCTATTGGTGCTTGGAAACGGAAGGATTTTGGTTAATCCATGTTTCGTGGGTCTACAATTTTCATGAGTCATCACTTTTTCATTtggatataaaaaattattttaatggaACAATTTGACCGATTTTTACTTCAAAGGAGATGCTACTCTTCAAAGCAACCTTCTCTTTTGGATTATCTAGTAACCATTTTTTGATAAATTGACAAAGATAGCACATTTTATTGATTTTCATGTTGTTGCTATcataaatatatacaataattgACTACTTGTTTAGTTGTTTTGTTGAATGCCATATTACAAGAAAGCTTCATGTTTATTCTCGGTACTTGGAAGTTTGTGTTTGATTATCATTATAATGGTGTTTGATTATAAGATGGGTTTGAGTTTTGATTTAGGTCTTGTGTTTGATTTATTGGGTATAGGATCTCTATATTTAAATAAGGGAAGATGAATATCTCTGGTTGAATCACACTtcgtaacttttttttttttttcggaatTTCATGCATGCTCTTCTTGTGTAGGCCATTTCTAGACTTTGTGTACATGAACAAGCTTTGCT
This sequence is a window from Arachis duranensis cultivar V14167 chromosome 2, aradu.V14167.gnm2.J7QH, whole genome shotgun sequence. Protein-coding genes within it:
- the LOC107474214 gene encoding uncharacterized protein LOC107474214, with product MASIATHFSAFLLLFPVGLRRLHSSSSLYLHSPSQFRSKLWYLSDPKWKNLDLYALLITLPIASFSELFLFLSFSGHPSYRFSFFQQSFALLAFWFLILLIIVHEYNATSSLISETLVYVLGGVVFFMEYSVMETGVSGLAADVYGFIGWLALLCAGSCIYLSFKPSAFFAEFLLCCGLVFKGTWLLQGGFLLYTDALGLKGCKKISSLLLMSTQDDVVDVHCELEQDKARGFALVNFLFTLHALVVMVLAVGLVVVLGRNRSLRTGGGDGKGPLLSEIESTNIRMRALPELEIE